The following proteins are encoded in a genomic region of Gemmatimonas sp. UBA7669:
- a CDS encoding DbpA RNA binding domain-containing protein, whose protein sequence is MSEQDREETSSGTTRSQHVVLEGPADMRTMAAAMRAGVERSRDGGAEAAPVCLIVTPTAEQAITAGDQARRLLEGSAARVVPVTGVVRAKRVLRAAPVAVVTGTVTDLLALRRASGLDLDSLQALVLVGLDDLLANTGEEALLALLADVPETASRTATLDGETPATESFLEAQLRRARRVNPFALGDAPLTVTPRYLVTSATGRADALRAVLDEIDPPSLCVVSSTDAGVEDATQALARLGLVVDGLNVQVVRQPSAQHVAMTVLWDAPLTFDALVTAMAMRPVDAVALLLADEVPAFRRMTGGLAEPWTAAVKKASAEDRVQTLRTALRSTLANGQPTASELALVAPLLDTHDAVEIACAALRLYEGARRETQAIRAKAIFLNPKPSAREAPRSEARVEAPGAARSESRGESGAASGASAGGKQRVFLGVGKRDEVRVGDIVGAIANEAGIPGDRIGSVELYESHATVELSAEDATRAIEALKDASLRGRRLGARIDERSGERFGARSGGFGGRGGDRGGDRGFGGRSGGFGGRGGDRGGDRGFGGRSGGFGGRSGERSERSFGERKFSDRPPREDRGERSDRGERSDRGERSERPRSFDRGDRGDRGPRGGFGDRDRGSRGGFGGSDRGGDRGSDRGGDRGGRPPRASDERRAFGDRSPRERTEPRGEWAERGDRMKFAKRPPRPAQSDRRDEE, encoded by the coding sequence GTGAGCGAGCAGGATCGGGAAGAGACGTCGTCCGGGACGACGCGAAGCCAGCACGTGGTGCTGGAAGGGCCGGCGGATATGCGCACGATGGCTGCGGCCATGCGCGCCGGCGTGGAACGGAGCCGGGATGGCGGCGCGGAAGCCGCACCAGTTTGCCTCATCGTCACCCCAACGGCCGAACAGGCCATTACCGCCGGTGATCAGGCCCGGCGCCTGCTCGAGGGCAGCGCGGCGCGTGTGGTGCCGGTGACCGGCGTGGTCCGCGCCAAGCGCGTCCTGCGCGCCGCCCCCGTGGCGGTCGTCACCGGCACGGTGACCGACCTGCTAGCCCTGCGCCGCGCCTCGGGACTTGATCTGGACTCATTGCAGGCCCTGGTGCTCGTCGGCCTCGACGACCTGCTCGCCAACACGGGCGAAGAAGCGCTGCTGGCGCTGTTGGCCGACGTGCCGGAAACGGCCTCGCGCACCGCCACGCTCGACGGCGAAACGCCGGCTACCGAGAGCTTCCTCGAGGCCCAGCTGCGCCGCGCGCGCCGGGTCAATCCGTTTGCCCTCGGCGACGCACCGCTCACCGTCACGCCGCGCTATCTCGTGACCTCGGCCACGGGCCGGGCCGACGCACTGCGCGCAGTGCTCGACGAGATCGACCCGCCGTCACTCTGCGTCGTGTCGTCCACCGACGCCGGCGTGGAAGACGCCACGCAGGCGCTCGCGCGACTGGGCCTCGTGGTGGATGGGCTCAATGTGCAGGTCGTGCGTCAGCCGTCGGCGCAGCATGTCGCCATGACGGTGCTGTGGGATGCGCCTCTCACGTTCGATGCGTTGGTCACGGCCATGGCCATGCGTCCGGTGGATGCCGTGGCGCTGTTGCTGGCCGATGAAGTGCCCGCCTTCCGTCGCATGACGGGTGGACTGGCCGAGCCGTGGACTGCGGCGGTCAAGAAGGCGTCGGCGGAAGACCGCGTGCAGACGCTGCGCACCGCGTTGCGTTCCACGCTGGCCAACGGTCAGCCGACGGCCAGCGAGCTGGCGCTGGTGGCGCCGCTGCTGGACACGCATGATGCGGTGGAGATTGCCTGCGCCGCGCTTCGCCTGTACGAAGGCGCGCGCCGCGAAACGCAGGCCATTCGCGCCAAGGCCATTTTCCTCAACCCCAAGCCCTCGGCGCGTGAAGCCCCGCGCAGCGAAGCGCGGGTCGAAGCCCCGGGCGCCGCGCGGTCGGAATCACGCGGTGAGTCGGGCGCGGCCTCCGGCGCGTCGGCTGGCGGCAAGCAGCGTGTGTTCCTCGGTGTCGGCAAGCGCGATGAGGTGCGGGTCGGCGACATCGTGGGCGCGATCGCCAACGAGGCCGGCATTCCCGGTGATCGCATCGGCTCGGTGGAACTGTACGAGTCGCACGCGACGGTGGAGCTGTCCGCGGAAGACGCCACCCGCGCGATCGAAGCGCTCAAGGACGCTTCGCTGCGTGGCCGTCGACTCGGCGCGCGCATCGACGAACGCAGCGGTGAGCGCTTCGGCGCCCGGAGCGGCGGCTTTGGTGGTCGTGGTGGCGATCGCGGTGGTGACCGCGGATTTGGTGGCCGCAGTGGCGGGTTTGGCGGCCGCGGTGGGGATCGTGGTGGTGACCGTGGCTTTGGCGGCCGCAGTGGTGGATTTGGTGGCCGTAGTGGCGAGCGCAGTGAGCGCAGCTTCGGCGAGCGCAAGTTCAGCGATCGTCCGCCGCGTGAGGATCGTGGCGAGCGCAGCGACCGGGGTGAGCGCAGCGACCGGGGTGAGCGCAGCGAGCGTCCGCGCTCGTTCGATCGCGGTGATCGCGGTGATCGCGGTCCGCGCGGTGGCTTTGGTGATCGCGACCGTGGGTCGCGTGGTGGATTCGGTGGCAGCGATCGTGGTGGCGACCGAGGCAGCGATCGCGGTGGTGATCGCGGTGGTCGTCCGCCTCGGGCGTCAGACGAGCGTCGCGCGTTCGGCGACCGTTCGCCGCGCGAACGCACGGAGCCGCGCGGTGAGTGGGCGGAGCGTGGCGATCGCATGAAGTTCGCCAAGCGGCCGCCGCGTCCGGCACAGTCTGACCGTCGCGACGAGGAGTAA
- a CDS encoding thymidine kinase, with product MSGGFQAAGGWMEVIAGVMFSGKTEELLRRVRRATIARKRVQVFKSHLDDRYAGLWAVSSHDRRTFEATPVDSSSQILLRLDPMAQVIAIDEAQFLDAGIVQVASSLADRGRRVILAGTDTDFRGEPFGAMPQLMAVAEMVDKLHAICVLCGSPASRNQRLIDGKPAPYESPTIMVGAADSYEARCRACHIVPRRDEAQQSLL from the coding sequence ATGAGTGGCGGTTTCCAGGCGGCCGGCGGGTGGATGGAGGTGATCGCCGGCGTGATGTTCAGCGGCAAGACGGAAGAACTCCTGCGTCGCGTGCGACGGGCCACGATTGCCCGCAAGCGCGTGCAGGTGTTCAAGTCACATCTCGATGACCGCTACGCCGGCCTCTGGGCCGTTTCGAGTCATGACCGGCGGACCTTCGAGGCCACGCCGGTCGACTCCTCCTCGCAGATCCTGCTGCGCCTCGACCCGATGGCCCAGGTCATTGCCATCGACGAGGCGCAGTTCCTCGACGCCGGGATCGTGCAGGTGGCGTCGAGTCTGGCCGATCGGGGCCGGCGCGTGATCCTCGCCGGCACTGACACGGATTTTCGTGGGGAACCCTTTGGCGCCATGCCACAACTCATGGCGGTGGCGGAAATGGTGGACAAACTGCACGCCATCTGCGTGCTGTGCGGATCGCCGGCCAGTCGCAATCAGCGGCTCATTGATGGCAAGCCGGCACCGTACGAGTCACCGACCATCATGGTGGGCGCGGCTGACTCGTATGAGGCGCGATGCCGCGCCTG